Proteins found in one Ornithorhynchus anatinus isolate Pmale09 chromosome 8, mOrnAna1.pri.v4, whole genome shotgun sequence genomic segment:
- the CLDN12 gene encoding claudin-12 encodes MGCRDVHAATVLSFLCGVASVAGLFAAMLLPNWRRLRLITFNRNERNLTVYTGLWVKCARQDGARDCLMYDPSWYASVDQLDLRVLQLALPTSGLVAVGALLLGLVGMGDTAFRPTPPSIQRARCLVNSAGCHLVAGLLFLLAGALSLAPSIWVVFHTARLNRQYEPVFSFDYAVYVAVASAGGLFLTALLLLVWYCACRAPPPPSWQPLYPHPPQPGAHTYSQPYSSRSRLSAIEIDIPVVSRAT; translated from the coding sequence ATGGGATGCCGGGACGTCCACGCGGCCACGGTGCTCTCCTTCCTCTGCGGCGTGGCCTCGGTGGCCGGGCTGTTTGccgccatgctgctgcccaatTGGAGGCGGCTGAGGCTGATCACCTTCAACAGGAACGAGCGCAACCTGACCGTGTACACGGGGCTCTGGGTGAAATGCGCACGCCAGGATGGTGCCCGCGACTGCCTCATGTATGATCCGTCCTGGTACGCGTCCGTGGACCAGCTGGACCTGCGCGTGCTGCAGCTGGCCCTCCCCACCAGCGGGCTGGTGGCCGTGGGAGCGCTCCTGCTGGGGCTGGTAGGGATGGGTGACACGGCCTTCCGCCCCACTCCGCCCAGCATCCAGCGGGCCCGCTGCCTCGTCAACAGCGCGGGCTGCCATTTGGTGGCCGGGCTGCTCTTCCTCCTGGCAGGCGCCCTGAGCCTCGCCCCATCCATCTGGGTGGTCTTCCACACGGCCCGGCTGAACCGGCAGTACGAGCCCGTGTTCTCCTTCGACTACGCCGTGTACGTGGCGGTGGCCAGCGCCGGCGGCTTGTTCCTCACTGCCCTCCTGCTGCTCGTGTGGTATTGTGCCTGCAGGGCGCCACCCCCGCCCTCATGGCAGCCACTCTACCCGCACCCGCCCCAGCCCGGCGCCCACACCTACTCCCAGCCTTACTCGTCCCGGTCCCGCCTGTCGGCCATCGAGATCGACATTCCCGTGGTCTCGCGCGCGACCTAA